Within Amycolatopsis sp. FDAARGOS 1241, the genomic segment CGTCCCGGCCCGCCGGCGATGACCCACCCGCGCACGACGGAGCTCGCCCACCACACCAGCACCCCGATTTCGAACCACCGGTCCGGAACGTCGTCGCCGGCAGCACCGCCAAGATCGTCGTGCCCACCGCGTTCAGCGCGGTGCGCAGCCGCGGCCCGAGCAGGAGGTACCCCACGCCCAGGAACGACGCATTGCCCACCGCCACGGCCCGCGGACTGGAAGCTGCTGCCCGGCCTCAGGTGCCTCGTCCATCCGGCCCCACTCCCACCACTCGGTTTCCGCCGCCGAGTGTGGTCCGGACGTCCAGGAGGGTCCCGGTCTCGCGGCGGTGGTCAGCCCTTCGGCAACCGCTTCCGCCACTCCAGCTCGACCTTGATCCGCTCCTCCGGCGATCCTCCCACTCGACGCGCAGATCGTGCGCCTCCAGAACCGACACGACCTCGCGCCCCACCTCCGCCGTGCCGACGGCCGCTTCGGTCAGCGGTTCGTAGGACAGCAGCAGCGCTTCGCCCTCCGCGACGTGCGCGGTGTCCTGTTCGTGGAAGAACTCGAAACCCCGGTCCTCGGGGCCGGCCTCGTCGCCGATCTCCGCGAAGCCGCAGTTCTGGCAACACGCGAAGCCGGCGCGGGCGACGATGGCGCGGCGCTCGAGCGCGGAGAACGCGGTCAGCAGGCGGTCCGGGTCGGTGACCGCCGGCCACGACTCCTGCTCCGCGAGCCGCTGCGCCCACAGGCGCGCGACGACGGCGCGAGCGTCCTCGAAGGACACGTCCGGCTCGAGGTACTCCGTGATCGCGACCGCGACGTCCTCGGCCGACGTGAAACCGCCGTGGACGAGCGGGCGGGCGAACTCCGCGGCTTCGGCGGACAGGTCGTTGCTCATGCCCGTCAGGGTGCCAGGGGCTGCCGACAACACCGGCTACGCTGGGAGAACGCGCGGCGAGGAGCGAAGGATGGCAGTGGAGAAGACGACCCGGACCTACCGGATGAGCCGGCGGGCCGAGGCGATGGAGGACACGCGCCGCCGGCTCACCGAGACGATCGTCCAGCTGCACGAGTCGATCGGGCCTGCGCGCACGACGATCGCGGCCATCGCCGAGCTCGCGGGCGTGCAGCGGCACACCGTCTACCGGTACTTCCCCACCGAAGACGACCAGATCGCCGCCTGCTCCGCGCACTTCTGGACCGACCACCCGTGGCCGAGCCTCGACTCGTGGGCGGCGGTCGCCGAACCCGCCGACCGCCTCGCCCGGGCCCTGCGCGAGCTCTACCGCTTCTACTCGGGTGTGGAGCCGATGCTCGTCAACTGCCTGCGCGACGCCGTCGAGATGCCCTCGGTCGAGCGTGCGCTCGCCGGCCTGGGGGAATTCCTCGACTCCGCCACGAAGATCCTCTCCGCCGGTTGGGCTCCGGAGCGCGGCCGCCGGAAGTTCCTGGTCGCCGCCATCCGGCACGCGCTGGCGTTCGGCACGTGGCGATCCCTCGCCCGCGACAGCGGCCTCAGCGGGACCGACGCCGCCCGGCTGATGAGCTCGTTCGTCGAAGCCGCGCAGAGATGAGGAGGGACGGGTCGCCGCCGTCCCTCCTCTGAGGACTCAAGAACTGCGGACTTGAAACCGCCGATTCAAAGCCATGGACTCGAAGCCGTGGGTTCAAGCGGCCGCGCGGCCGGCCAGCAGGTCCCGCGTGACGGTGGCGACTCGCCGCCCGGCGAACCGGGCCGACGCCTTCGTGTCGTCGCTGATCGGGATCGTGCCCTGCCCGTCGGCGTGCGACGGCCCGTACGGCGTGCCGGTGGCGAACTGCACCGGGTCGGTGTAGCCCGGGGTC encodes:
- a CDS encoding TetR/AcrR family transcriptional regulator, yielding MAVEKTTRTYRMSRRAEAMEDTRRRLTETIVQLHESIGPARTTIAAIAELAGVQRHTVYRYFPTEDDQIAACSAHFWTDHPWPSLDSWAAVAEPADRLARALRELYRFYSGVEPMLVNCLRDAVEMPSVERALAGLGEFLDSATKILSAGWAPERGRRKFLVAAIRHALAFGTWRSLARDSGLSGTDAARLMSSFVEAAQR